One genomic region from Antedon mediterranea chromosome 3, ecAntMedi1.1, whole genome shotgun sequence encodes:
- the LOC140044156 gene encoding unconventional myosin-XIX-like: MPAGNQGTRLPTKKKDFRAFARSANVIITKSRPRCIPPQVKKKPACRFKKEVVIRGHAGYPVLCTQTDWINTDDLVLINPLSEPAVLNCLRERYLAGRYHTQTGNTLVTLNPFKETGHFDVHMIHRYHSDQKANPPHVFRVAEIALCNLTRRLDKINQSIIVSGESGSGKTWNARCLLKYLTTVAVCNPGGFTPSPADCIEGRILDSNPILEAFGNYYVYLLIKYSKIHMSFSNVKTSMYCYGPKKGR; this comes from the exons ATGCCAGCTGGCAATCAAGGCACCCGCCTccccaccaaaaaaaaagatttccgAGCTTTTGCTCGCAGCGCCAATGTT attattACTAAATCTAGGCCTAGATGCATTCCACCACAAGTTAAAAAGAAACCAGCATGTCGTTTCAAAAAG GAGGTTGTGATACGTGGTCATGCTGGCTATCCAGTGCTGTGTACTCAAACAGATTGGATCAATACAGATGATCTTGTTTTGATTAATCCTCTCTCAGAACCTGCTG TGCTGAACTGTTTACGTGAGCGCtacttagctggtagataccacactcaGACTGGCAACACCCTTGTTACTTTAAATCCTTTCAAAGAAACTGGACATTTTGATGTTCATATGATTCATCGTTACCATAGTGATCAAAAG GCAAACCCACCACATGTATTTAGAGTTGCAGAAATAGCATTGTGTAATCTTACTAGAAGACTAGACAAGATTAATCAGTCAATAATTGTCAGCGGGGAAAGTGGTTCTGGAAAG ACATGGAATGCAAGATGTTTACTAAAATATCTGACAACGGTGGCAGTATGTAACCCTGG TGGTTTTACACCATCACCAGCAGATTGCATTGAAGGTAGAATATTAGACTCAAATCCTATTCTTGAAGCATTTGGTAATTATTACGTTTATCTtttaataaagtacagtaaGATACACATGTCATTCTCAAATGTAAAAACATCTATGTACTGTTATGGTCCTAAGAAAGGTCGCTAG